CAGCGGTCGGTGCAGGACATCATGGCGCCGTTCCACCGGCTGCAAACGGCGCTCGCGATCATCACGGTGCTCGGCGTGCTGGCGTCGATCGTCGGCAGCATGCTGACCGCGCGCAGCGTGACGCGGCCCGTCGAAGCGCTGACGCGCTTCTCGCATCGCGTGGAAATCGGCGACTACGATCAGCCTATCGGTCTCTCGTCGCACGACGAACTCGGCAAGCTCGCGAACGCATTCGATCACATGCAGCGCGCGATTTCCGAACGCGAGCGGCGCATCACCGAACTCGCCTACATGGACCGCCTGACGGGACTCGCGAATCGCGCGATGTTCAACGACCGTCTACAGGCAGCCATCGCGGCGACACAGAGCGGCACGCACATCGCGCCCCCGACGTTCAGCGTGATGATGATGGACCTCGACCGCTTCAAGTACGTGAACGACACGCTGGGACATCCCATCGGCGACCTGCTGCTGTGCGAAGTGGCGAAGCGTCTGCGCGACAACCTGCGCAGCACGGATCTCGTCGCGCGGCTGGGCGGCGACGAGTTCGCCGTGCTGTTGCCGGGCGACGCGAACGACGGCGCGCAACGCGTGGCCGAGCATCTCGTGAAGACGCTCGAAGCGCCCATCACGATCGAAGGGCAACTCGTCGACGTGGGCGCGAGTATCGGCATCGTCACGTTTCCTCAGCACGGCAACGACATGAACGTGCTGATGCGCCGCGCCGATATCGCGATGTACGTCGCGAAACGCGCGAACACCGGCTACGCGATCTACGACGAGAAGCACGATCACAACAGCGCCGAGCGTCTGTCGCTGATGAGCGAATTGCGCCAGGCCGTCGAGCACGACCAGCTGATGCTGCACTATCAGCCGAAGCTCGATCTCATGATGGGCACGGTCAAATACGTGGAAGCGCTCGTGCGCTGGGAACACCCGACGCGAGGCTTCGTCGCGCCCGACCAGTTCATTCCGTTTGCCGAGCAGACGGGCTACATCAAGGCGATTTCGCACTGGGTCGCCGACAAGGCGATCGGCCAGTGTGCGGCATGGCAGGCGGCGGGCATCGAACTGGCCGTGTCGGTCAACGTGTCGGCGCGCGAACTGATCCAGTCGACGCTGCCCGATACGTTCAGCGCGCTGCTGAAGAAGCACGGCGTCGCGCCCGAGATGGTGTGGATCGAGATCACCGAAAGCGCGATCATGGACGACCCCAATCACGCCATCGAAACACTCGACCGTCTGCATGCGCTCGGCATTCGCCTCGCCATCGACGACTTCGGCACGGGCTATTCGTCGCTTGCGTATCTGAAGCGGATGCCCGTCGACGAACTGAAGATCGACAAGTCGTTCGTGATGGGCATGACGCAGCACAAGGACGACGAGACCATCGTCCGTTCGACGATCGATCTCGCGCACAACATGGGCCTTAAGGTAGTCGCCGAGGGCGTCGAAACCGAGGACGTGCTCGACCGACTGCGCGACCTGCGCTGCGATCTCGTGCAAGGCTTCCATCTGAGCCGTCCGCTGCCGCCGGCGCGGCTCGAAGCGTGGCTGATCGACTGGGAAATCCGCCAGGCCACCGAGCAGGCATAAACGCCGCGCAGCGCGGATTCCTGCCTATACTTCCGTAGCCGTTCCAGACAGAGGCCGCGCCTCATCCGTTTGCTAACACGAACGCCCGCGCGTTCGCGACACGCGCCATGGAACCCTCCACCGATCCCGTCGAGCACGAACCCGCTGCTCCCGCCGCGCGCCGCGACGTGAGCGCGAAACAGCCGTTCGCCGCGCTCAGCGCCTGGGCGGAGCGCGTCGATCCCGGCACGCATCGCCGCATCAAGGGGCTGCGCCTCGTGACGGCGTATGGGCTCGCAGCGGCGCTCGGCACGCTGCAGGACGTCACGCATGGCTTGCCGCGCAATGTCTCCGTCGGCACGCTCGCCGCCGGTTTCGCGTTGTGGGCGAGCGTGTCGGAAGCGCGAACGACGCGTCCCGAATCGAGCCGCGATCTCGCGTTGCTGTGCGCCGCGGCCGCCTT
This genomic interval from Paraburkholderia sabiae contains the following:
- a CDS encoding putative bifunctional diguanylate cyclase/phosphodiesterase; its protein translation is MRFQSLRARIAIVVVLLMLAVQLAGYAVISTVIGANARSNSESQLVVAENVFRQVLRANGEKLTQAATVVAADFGFREAVATHDENTVASALKNHGNRIDADIVMLADLDGKLTADSRGPAHVDAPFPLRSLIRAATRQGDASSIVTIDGKLYQVVAVPVKAPVTIAWVAMGFRIDDETARDFASLTSLDVSFLDRLPDGRWSVLASSLPDARHAHASIADTADDNYATRVVLLQSGVEQTAVMLQRSVQDIMAPFHRLQTALAIITVLGVLASIVGSMLTARSVTRPVEALTRFSHRVEIGDYDQPIGLSSHDELGKLANAFDHMQRAISERERRITELAYMDRLTGLANRAMFNDRLQAAIAATQSGTHIAPPTFSVMMMDLDRFKYVNDTLGHPIGDLLLCEVAKRLRDNLRSTDLVARLGGDEFAVLLPGDANDGAQRVAEHLVKTLEAPITIEGQLVDVGASIGIVTFPQHGNDMNVLMRRADIAMYVAKRANTGYAIYDEKHDHNSAERLSLMSELRQAVEHDQLMLHYQPKLDLMMGTVKYVEALVRWEHPTRGFVAPDQFIPFAEQTGYIKAISHWVADKAIGQCAAWQAAGIELAVSVNVSARELIQSTLPDTFSALLKKHGVAPEMVWIEITESAIMDDPNHAIETLDRLHALGIRLAIDDFGTGYSSLAYLKRMPVDELKIDKSFVMGMTQHKDDETIVRSTIDLAHNMGLKVVAEGVETEDVLDRLRDLRCDLVQGFHLSRPLPPARLEAWLIDWEIRQATEQA